A region from the Acyrthosiphon pisum isolate AL4f chromosome A1, pea_aphid_22Mar2018_4r6ur, whole genome shotgun sequence genome encodes:
- the LOC100167413 gene encoding uncharacterized protein LOC100167413 has product MADSRCCFGCSNVRKGAWVISIFDMLICIILTVRALTTLNITPYTYTYKVKLNSYDDGSTISSDHRVQLLEKDFNLFSQLFIIFLFFYVNLNLKKATFIRNAQSINQWLVINSIFFVFFVLFIGFTTVKNASPDIIPIGIPVSIVVVYQIYVVKCFYDDELNAITPPTLHATPYVTITSQTLQTPVYPVQGGPYVIQQVHQPITQTPYPQQTYQYQPQQQTSSQSHVAMPVPSQQSLQEYCNPPPYSPSYNTQEGPSVKQ; this is encoded by the exons ATGGCGGACTCCAGGTGCTGTTTCGGATGTTCTAACGTGCGCAAGGGTGCGTGGGTGATATCAATTTTCGACATG ttaatttgtataatactcACGGTGAGAGCTCTTACTACGCTAAACATCACCCCATATACGTATACATACAAAGTAAAATTGAATTCGTATG ATGATGGATCAACTATCTCCAGTGACCATCGTGTTCAACTATTGGAAAAGGATTTCAACCTATTtagtcaattatttataatttttttatttttctatgtcAACTTGAATCTAAAGAAAGCCACTTTTATA cgGAACGCTCAAAGTATCAATCAGTGGTTGGTGataaactcaatattttttgtgttttttgttctttttattggttttactaCAGTAAAAAATGCATCACCTGATATAATTCCTATTGGAATTCCTGTAAGCA ttgttgtAGTGTACCAGATTTATGTGGTGAAATGTTTTTATGATGATGAACTTAATGCTATTACTCCACCTACGTTGCATGCCACGCCATATGTGACCATAACCAGTCAAACCCTGCAGACCCCAGTCTATCCTGTACAAGGTGGACCTTATGTTATTCAACAAGTGCATCAGCCCATTACACAAACTCCTTATCCTCAGCAAACGTACCAGTATCAGCCACAACAGCAAACTTCTTCTCAGTCTCACGTTGCTATGCCTGTGCCAAGCCAACAAAGCCTTCAGGAGTATTGTAACCCACCACCATATTCACCAAGTTATAATACACAAGAAGGTCCTTCAgtgaaacaataa
- the LOC100573659 gene encoding odorant receptor 46a-like → MIGVHQLLRPDEYGQDNDLYRTAAKVIVGLTLVLQSMQVCRLYLARHDITMFAYIGVMIINGLMCLLKGYMVAAKADQMSATLTAANYAFTKCGGRDPSKLRLCRARLSAILRTFVGLSFGTLIVWLTMPWFMASDYDDQPFIWGVVYVIESIILTVNVFCWTSFDCYLVTMCFVFEAQFCTMSTGYETLGRRRTGAKSSAPQKLGNASTINNVKISDVNYDDLTSHIRDNQNIIKQYDAFFDVVRPMVLIQIANGMYSIIMLIFLTLVTHLSGYSIFSAPILKFVCGLASLTIELYIYCYGFNHIEDGKSTVNFGLYSSNWTEMDLKFKKTLLLAMTLNSAHKRVMKVSPNSIVNLEMFTGVMNMSYSIVSVLLK, encoded by the exons ATGATCGGGGTCCACCAGCTGCTGCGTCCGGACGAGTACGGCCAGGACAACGACCTATACCGGACGGCCGCGAAGGTGATCGTGGGCCTGACGCTCGTGCTGCAGTCGATGCAAGTGTGCCGGCTGTACCTGGCCAGGCACGACATAACGATGTTCGCCTACATAGGCGTTATGATCATCAACGGGTTAATGTGCCTGCTCAAGGGCTACATGGTGGCGGCCAAAGCGGACCAAATGAGCGCCACGCTGACCGCAGCCAACTACGCGTTCACCAAGTGCGGTGGCCGCGACCCGTCCAAGCTGCGCCTGTGCCGGGCCAGGCTGTCCGCGATACTCCGCACGTTTGTCGGGCTCAGCTTCGGCACGCTGATCGTATGGTTGACCATGCCGTGGTTCATGGCGTCCGATTACGATGACCAGCCTTTTATCTGGGGGGTGGTGTACGTCATCGAGTCCATCATACTCACGGTCAACGTTTTTTGCTGGACGTCGTTCGACTGTTACCTGGTAACCATGTGTTTTGTGTTCGAGGCCCAGTTCTGCACCATGTCCACCGGTTACGAGACGCTCGGCCGCCGCCGGACGGGCGCCAAGTCATCGGCGCCCCAGAAATTGGGCAACGCGA GCACGATAAACAACGTAAAGATATCGGACGTCAACTATGACGATTTGACAAGTCACATTCGtgacaatcaaaatataatcaa ACAGTACGATGCATTTTTCGATGTCGTTCGTCCTATGGTTCTGATCCAAATAGCCAATGGAATGTATTCCATAATCATGCTGATATTTCTGACTTTGGTG ACACATCTCAGTGGTTATTCGATCTTCTCTGCtccaattttgaaatttgtctGTGGACTTGCTTCGCTCACTATTGAACTGTACATTTATTGTTACGGGTTCAACCACATAGAAGACGGG AAATCCACGGTGAATTTTGGACTGTACAGCAGCAATTGGACGGAGATGGATTTGAAATTTAAGAAGACTTTGTTGTTGGCTATGACCCTGAACTCTGCTCACAAGCGAGTGATGAAAGTGTCACCAAATTCCATCGTAAATCTGGAAATGTTCACAGgg GTGATGAACATGTCATACTCAATAGTGTCTGTTTTACTAAAATAA